One window from the genome of Candidatus Omnitrophota bacterium encodes:
- a CDS encoding SET domain-containing protein-lysine N-methyltransferase, which yields MRATTSPYVLKRESSIHNFGIFAKKDIPKDTKIIEYVGEKITKAESNRRGEECLSHSKINKEHGSVYIFELNKRYDLDGNVRYNTAKYINHSCHPNCEAHLIHGHIWIVAAKNIKKGTELSYNYGYGFEDYHEHECKCGAHNCVGYILDKDHWHKLKKVQLLEGHENIAKTKPSANRKTTRKKA from the coding sequence ATGAGAGCAACAACAAGTCCGTATGTTTTAAAGAGAGAATCCAGCATTCATAATTTTGGTATTTTCGCAAAAAAAGATATCCCTAAAGATACTAAAATTATTGAATATGTTGGCGAAAAGATCACAAAAGCCGAATCAAATCGGCGTGGAGAAGAATGTCTTAGTCATTCAAAAATAAATAAAGAACATGGATCTGTTTATATTTTTGAGCTTAACAAGCGTTATGATTTAGACGGCAATGTGCGATATAATACAGCAAAATATATTAATCATAGTTGTCATCCTAATTGTGAAGCTCATTTGATTCATGGCCATATTTGGATTGTCGCGGCTAAGAACATTAAAAAAGGAACCGAGCTTTCGTACAATTATGGTTATGGGTTTGAAGATTATCATGAACATGAGTGTAAATGCGGCGCGCATAATTGTGTTGGATATATTTTAGATAAAGATCATTGGCATAAATTAAAAAAGGTTCAGCTTTTAGAGGGGCATGAAAACATTGCAAAAACTAAGCCATCAGCAAATCGTAAAACGACAAGAAAAAAGGCTTAA
- a CDS encoding epoxyqueuosine reductase QueH, which translates to MEKLIAPQGEKRVLLHCCCAPCSGSIIESMLFSQIRPTLFFYNPNIQPKTEYLNRKKEVVNYALKMNIDFVDADYDAFRWLKSVEDLSLEPEGGKRCEKCFDIRLDKTALHASENNFKVFATTLGISRWKNLDQITESGMRIATNYPDISYWDYNWRKDGGSQRMYELAKQESFYKQEYCGCAFSLRDVNNRRYQEKQSLVEIGKNRY; encoded by the coding sequence ATGGAAAAGCTCATTGCTCCACAAGGTGAGAAGAGAGTCCTTTTGCATTGCTGTTGTGCGCCGTGCTCTGGGTCGATTATCGAATCAATGCTTTTTTCACAAATTAGGCCGACATTATTTTTTTATAATCCAAATATTCAACCAAAAACAGAATATTTGAATCGAAAAAAGGAAGTTGTTAATTATGCGTTAAAAATGAATATCGATTTTGTTGATGCAGATTATGATGCGTTTCGTTGGCTAAAATCTGTTGAAGATCTCAGCTTGGAACCTGAAGGCGGCAAACGTTGTGAAAAATGTTTTGATATTCGTCTTGATAAAACGGCCTTGCATGCAAGTGAAAATAATTTCAAGGTATTTGCAACCACTCTGGGTATTTCTAGGTGGAAAAATCTTGATCAGATTACAGAATCTGGAATGCGCATTGCGACAAATTATCCAGATATTTCTTATTGGGATTATAATTGGAGAAAAGATGGCGGATCACAGCGAATGTATGAATTGGCAAAACAAGAAAGTTTTTATAAGCAAGAATATTGTGGCTGTGCATTTTCTTTGCGTGATGTCAACAATCGTAGGTATCAAGAAAAGCAATCTTTGGTTGAAATTGGAAAAAATAGATATTAG
- a CDS encoding nuclear transport factor 2 family protein, protein METYISLSEQWTEDQKEIWKVIEDHWDCLVNGKVDQFKSYIHPRFVGFGHESPYPVDQGWLFHWVGFWSKSTKFLIHALKPQHIVIHGDIAIVQYCLFTITKNDVSAGNSSIRRYTMTWKKEDGKWRVIASHNNLQGEN, encoded by the coding sequence ATGGAAACTTATATTTCACTATCAGAGCAATGGACAGAAGATCAAAAAGAAATTTGGAAAGTCATTGAAGATCATTGGGATTGCCTTGTTAATGGCAAGGTTGATCAATTTAAAAGCTATATTCATCCCCGTTTTGTTGGATTCGGTCATGAAAGCCCGTATCCGGTTGATCAAGGGTGGCTTTTTCATTGGGTTGGATTCTGGTCTAAGAGCACAAAGTTTTTGATTCATGCGCTTAAGCCTCAGCATATTGTTATTCATGGGGATATCGCGATTGTGCAATATTGTTTGTTTACAATCACAAAGAATGATGTCAGTGCGGGCAATAGTTCTATTCGTCGGTATACAATGACGTGGAAAAAGGAAGATGGCAAGTGGCGCGTTATTGCAAGTCATAATAATCTTCAGGGTGAAAACTAA
- a CDS encoding cation:proton antiporter produces MPALTEHNIFLFVAELGIIIFIARFMGEVAKRFGQPAIVGEMVAGILLGSSVFGRIFPAWREALFPSIGPEPYLLQGISWLCILFLLLITGLEIDLKAYMQQGHKSILPSILAISVPFVGFYSASALLPDTFFSSVMNPNIGRLLMATAFSVVSIPIIAKILLDFKILRSDVGLNILTSGVLSDIWGWAILGIIVSLIGTGSITVMGVLKPLVTIVLYLGLTLTAGRAIVDKILNWIQPRTDDAATILAFLFSLTLINGAVAHILGLHVVFGAFVAGIMAGESEKIDPHMRQTIQDIILGVFAPIFFVLVGMELKFTVQTNWGLILAFFLLSCLWKILGAFAGAILSGIGKRNSMAVACGLMTQGTMGIIVALIGREVGAFPEKTFSLIVMVCILTSLSIGPVLKWAIQSVRRPLANFFDKDHVFLDIDGKNKLEVINNMVKLMHDRQLIDSPKEIKKSIFEREALLTTAIGEGVALPHARIKDFQNPMLCFFRLKTPVDFKSPDDVGVQLLFLELTNSDDDGVQLMLLSQVSRFLSNTRNRNRLLECSKAEEVHHILSFDESA; encoded by the coding sequence ATGCCAGCATTAACTGAACATAACATATTCTTATTTGTCGCCGAGCTGGGTATTATTATCTTTATTGCACGTTTCATGGGAGAAGTTGCAAAACGATTTGGTCAGCCAGCTATTGTAGGCGAGATGGTTGCAGGCATTCTTTTGGGGTCATCTGTTTTTGGAAGAATCTTTCCAGCATGGAGAGAGGCACTTTTTCCGTCAATTGGACCCGAGCCGTATTTGCTTCAGGGTATATCTTGGCTTTGTATTTTGTTTTTGTTGCTGATTACAGGTCTTGAAATTGATTTAAAAGCCTACATGCAGCAAGGGCATAAAAGTATTTTACCTTCGATTCTGGCTATTTCTGTGCCTTTTGTTGGGTTTTATAGTGCTTCGGCGCTTTTGCCAGATACATTCTTTTCAAGTGTCATGAATCCTAATATTGGTCGACTTTTAATGGCAACAGCTTTTTCTGTTGTTTCGATTCCAATTATCGCTAAGATTCTTTTGGATTTTAAAATTTTACGTTCTGATGTTGGACTAAATATCCTAACTTCTGGTGTTTTAAGCGATATTTGGGGATGGGCTATTTTGGGTATTATTGTTTCATTGATTGGAACAGGCAGCATCACTGTAATGGGTGTTTTAAAACCACTTGTAACAATTGTTCTTTATTTAGGATTGACGTTAACAGCTGGGCGTGCAATTGTCGATAAAATTCTAAATTGGATTCAGCCTCGTACAGATGATGCCGCAACAATTTTAGCATTTTTATTTTCGTTAACATTGATAAATGGTGCGGTTGCTCACATCCTTGGGCTTCATGTTGTGTTCGGTGCTTTTGTGGCAGGGATTATGGCAGGTGAGTCAGAAAAAATTGATCCTCATATGCGTCAAACAATTCAAGATATTATTCTTGGTGTTTTTGCTCCGATCTTTTTTGTTTTAGTTGGAATGGAGCTAAAGTTTACAGTTCAAACAAATTGGGGATTGATTCTTGCGTTTTTTCTTTTATCTTGCCTTTGGAAAATCTTGGGCGCGTTTGCTGGCGCTATTTTAAGTGGTATCGGAAAAAGAAATTCTATGGCTGTTGCTTGCGGGTTGATGACGCAAGGAACCATGGGAATCATTGTGGCTCTTATCGGTCGTGAAGTTGGCGCTTTTCCGGAAAAAACATTTTCTCTGATTGTTATGGTTTGTATTCTAACGTCGCTTTCTATTGGCCCGGTTTTAAAGTGGGCTATTCAGTCGGTTCGAAGACCTTTGGCAAACTTTTTTGATAAGGATCATGTTTTTTTGGATATTGATGGAAAAAATAAGCTTGAGGTTATTAATAATATGGTAAAGCTGATGCATGATCGACAGTTGATTGATTCCCCTAAGGAAATAAAGAAATCAATCTTTGAAAGAGAAGCTCTTCTGACGACGGCGATAGGCGAAGGTGTTGCGCTTCCCCATGCACGTATTAAGGATTTTCAAAATCCGATGCTGTGTTTTTTTAGGCTAAAAACTCCGGTTGACTTTAAAAGTCCGGATGATGTTGGCGTACAACTTTTATTTCTAGAGCTTACCAATAGTGATGACGATGGGGTCCAGCTCATGCTTTTAAGTCAAGTTTCTCGATTTTTGTCAAACACGAGAAATCGAAATCGGCTTTTAGAGTGCTCAAAGGCAGAAGAGGTTCATCATATTTTAAGCTTTGATGAATCGGCCTAA
- a CDS encoding homocysteine S-methyltransferase family protein codes for MSTLQRILGKKIIFLDGATGTELQKKGMPQGVCPEKWCLDNPDIISGVHRDYIRSGANLVYSCTFGANQYKLEEYGIKDVRSVNRDLVRIAKHAVGPHGLVAGDVGPTGKFIEPFGPLLFEDAVNAFKEQIRGLLEGGADLIVIETMIDIQEARAALIAARELTDKPVFVTMTFEKDGRTLNGTDPVTALITLQSLGADAVGCNCSAGPKEMIPFIRSMYKYAKIPLIAKPNAGMPKLKDGKTVFDMKSAFFAAEGKKLILAGASIVGGCCGTTPVHIQALYQKTKTSKVRKPLLKSLSAVSSARKHLFLQKHSRALVIGECINPTGRKLFQKELFDGKMSLVRQFAREQEVAGADLLDVNVGAPGVVEEKIIQKALNILSVSTGSPLVVDSSKVEAVEKALRIYPGRAMINSISGEKEKLEKLLPIASKYGAMFILLPVAKSVPKTFKERKIIIQNVFEKAKKYGFTKQDFVVDGLVMSVSSLANAGVETIKTVDWCANTFKVNTVVGLSNVSFGMPCRSIINSTFLSMLEKRGLSTVIANPMRLKRQFSKLAEKLLLGKDKDAVRFISHYSKQKVLPKKTEKGATLEQKVYRAILEGNREEIKGLVSDLCKTGFAEQDVVHNIMIPAINQVGEFFDKKQYFLPQLVASAEAMKVAFEFIEPKLKKKKIKTEKKNVIILATVKGDIHDIGKNIVSLLLKNHGFEVIDLGKDVSADRIVNEIKKHKSPVVGLSALMTTTMVNMKDVIQKADQQNIKCRFMVGGAVITKAYAQSLGAEYSQDGVEAVRVAKELSKS; via the coding sequence ATGAGCACGTTACAAAGAATTCTTGGAAAGAAGATTATTTTCTTAGATGGGGCAACTGGAACAGAACTTCAGAAAAAAGGCATGCCGCAAGGTGTTTGTCCGGAAAAATGGTGTTTGGATAATCCAGATATTATTTCTGGTGTTCATCGAGATTATATTAGGTCTGGAGCAAATTTAGTTTATAGTTGCACTTTTGGTGCCAATCAATATAAATTGGAAGAATATGGAATAAAAGATGTTCGATCAGTTAATCGCGATCTTGTTCGGATTGCAAAGCATGCCGTAGGGCCTCATGGTTTAGTCGCAGGAGATGTTGGTCCAACTGGAAAATTTATTGAACCATTCGGCCCGCTTTTATTCGAAGATGCTGTCAATGCCTTTAAAGAGCAGATTCGTGGTCTTTTGGAGGGTGGTGCGGATTTAATTGTGATTGAAACTATGATTGATATTCAAGAGGCGCGAGCCGCTTTGATCGCAGCGCGTGAACTTACCGATAAACCTGTTTTTGTGACCATGACATTCGAAAAAGATGGACGAACGCTTAATGGAACAGATCCAGTCACAGCTTTAATTACTTTGCAAAGCTTGGGTGCGGATGCTGTGGGATGCAATTGTTCAGCTGGGCCGAAAGAAATGATTCCATTTATTCGGTCGATGTACAAATATGCCAAAATACCTCTGATTGCAAAGCCAAATGCAGGTATGCCAAAATTAAAAGACGGAAAAACAGTTTTTGACATGAAGTCAGCTTTTTTTGCAGCTGAAGGTAAAAAACTTATTTTAGCTGGAGCAAGTATTGTTGGTGGATGTTGCGGAACAACGCCTGTGCACATTCAAGCACTTTATCAAAAGACAAAGACCAGTAAGGTGCGAAAACCACTCTTAAAATCTTTGAGCGCTGTTAGCTCAGCGCGAAAACATCTTTTTTTACAGAAACATTCCAGGGCCTTAGTCATTGGAGAATGCATTAATCCAACCGGAAGAAAATTATTTCAGAAAGAGCTATTTGACGGAAAGATGTCTTTGGTTCGGCAATTTGCTCGCGAACAAGAAGTGGCTGGGGCTGATCTTTTAGATGTTAATGTTGGTGCTCCGGGCGTTGTTGAGGAAAAAATAATTCAAAAAGCTCTCAATATCTTAAGTGTTAGCACGGGTAGTCCGCTGGTTGTTGATTCGTCTAAGGTCGAGGCTGTTGAAAAGGCTCTTCGCATTTATCCAGGGCGGGCGATGATAAACTCAATCTCTGGTGAAAAAGAGAAATTAGAAAAACTTTTGCCTATTGCTTCGAAGTATGGTGCGATGTTTATTTTGCTTCCCGTAGCTAAATCTGTGCCGAAAACTTTTAAGGAGCGAAAGATTATTATTCAGAATGTTTTTGAAAAGGCAAAGAAATACGGGTTTACAAAGCAAGATTTTGTTGTTGATGGCTTGGTTATGTCGGTTTCGTCTCTAGCGAATGCTGGCGTTGAAACAATCAAGACTGTTGATTGGTGTGCTAATACCTTTAAGGTTAATACGGTTGTTGGGCTTTCTAATGTTTCTTTTGGAATGCCTTGTCGTTCGATCATCAATTCAACATTTCTTTCAATGCTCGAAAAAAGGGGGCTGTCTACTGTCATTGCAAATCCAATGCGACTTAAGCGTCAATTCTCAAAATTAGCTGAAAAACTTCTTTTGGGTAAGGATAAAGATGCGGTTAGATTTATTTCTCATTATTCTAAGCAAAAAGTTTTGCCCAAAAAAACTGAAAAAGGTGCGACTTTAGAACAAAAAGTTTATCGAGCTATCTTAGAGGGCAATCGCGAGGAGATCAAAGGCCTGGTTTCTGATTTGTGTAAAACCGGTTTTGCAGAGCAAGATGTTGTGCATAACATTATGATTCCGGCCATTAATCAAGTTGGCGAGTTTTTTGATAAAAAGCAATATTTCTTGCCGCAATTGGTTGCTAGCGCAGAGGCGATGAAAGTTGCATTTGAATTCATAGAGCCAAAATTAAAGAAAAAGAAAATAAAGACAGAAAAAAAGAATGTCATAATCTTAGCAACTGTTAAAGGCGATATTCATGATATTGGAAAAAACATTGTTTCATTGCTTCTTAAGAATCACGGATTTGAAGTTATTGATTTAGGCAAAGATGTTTCCGCAGATCGAATTGTAAATGAAATCAAGAAACATAAAAGTCCAGTTGTCGGACTTTCGGCATTAATGACAACAACCATGGTGAATATGAAGGATGTTATTCAGAAGGCAGATCAGCAAAATATAAAATGCCGTTTCATGGTTGGGGGCGCTGTCATTACAAAAGCGTATGCTCAAAGCTTGGGAGCAGAATATTCTCAAGACGGAGTTGAGGCAGTGCGTGTTGCTAAGGAATTAAGTAAATCTTGA